From Salinibacterium sp. ZJ450, one genomic window encodes:
- a CDS encoding MFS transporter, producing MNIRIFFLALGMVASGMNSLLIAGLLPQIARSLDVSEAAVGISVSVLAVTYALTAPFIPIVFSRFSRRAILMVAMVVFLVGVLLSAFAWDIWSFYAARAIVGLGAAAYSAQAIAAAIEISEPGRKGAAAAWVGMGFAVSMALGVPVGTLLGDAFGYRIAFLLTALVAAVALIGLTTVRVALRADRPTLRQQFQPLASPAVLAVLMFTLFYAVSFFIVLTYLHPILGSAAGAEGKMVAVALAVFGVGNIVSMGIGGRLIDRFGGLAVIIVCLLVMSVAIPLLGAPIGTVGAFMAIAAFGLTGSLVGPATNVLLGPMHPHNPATLVGANMSAVQLGAAVGGAAGAVILTSHGASWIAFAAGPPALLAAGICWGIVLVRRAQRSQDTATTGAVA from the coding sequence GTGAACATCCGCATTTTCTTCCTCGCCCTCGGGATGGTCGCCTCCGGGATGAATTCGCTGCTCATCGCCGGACTGCTGCCGCAGATCGCACGGAGTCTCGACGTATCGGAAGCTGCGGTCGGCATTAGCGTGTCTGTGCTCGCGGTCACCTACGCGTTGACCGCGCCTTTCATCCCAATCGTCTTCTCGAGATTCAGCCGACGAGCAATACTGATGGTCGCGATGGTGGTCTTCCTCGTCGGAGTGCTTCTTTCTGCTTTCGCGTGGGACATCTGGAGTTTCTACGCGGCCAGGGCGATTGTCGGGCTGGGCGCCGCCGCGTATTCCGCACAGGCGATAGCTGCGGCGATCGAGATCTCGGAACCGGGCCGTAAGGGGGCCGCTGCCGCGTGGGTCGGCATGGGCTTCGCGGTATCGATGGCGCTCGGGGTTCCCGTCGGCACGCTGCTGGGCGACGCTTTCGGCTATCGCATCGCGTTTCTGTTGACCGCTCTCGTCGCAGCCGTCGCCCTCATCGGGCTCACGACGGTGCGGGTCGCCCTCCGCGCGGATCGGCCTACGCTTCGGCAGCAGTTCCAACCGCTCGCCTCGCCCGCGGTCCTCGCCGTTCTCATGTTCACTCTGTTCTACGCAGTGTCGTTCTTCATCGTGCTCACCTACCTGCATCCGATCCTGGGATCAGCCGCCGGTGCTGAGGGAAAAATGGTTGCCGTCGCGCTGGCAGTTTTCGGCGTCGGCAATATCGTGTCCATGGGCATCGGTGGACGGCTGATCGACCGCTTCGGCGGACTCGCCGTCATCATCGTCTGCCTTCTCGTCATGAGCGTCGCTATTCCACTCCTGGGGGCGCCGATCGGCACCGTTGGTGCTTTCATGGCGATTGCTGCGTTCGGGCTGACCGGATCTCTCGTCGGACCGGCGACCAACGTCCTGCTCGGCCCCATGCATCCCCACAACCCCGCGACGCTGGTTGGGGCGAACATGTCAGCGGTCCAACTCGGCGCCGCGGTCGGCGGCGCCGCAGGTGCAGTCATCCTGACAAGCCACGGGGCGAGCTGGATCGCCTTCGCCGCGGGGCCACCCGCGCTGCTGGCAGCGGGTATCTGTTGGGGCATTGTGCTGGTGCGGCGGGCTCAAAGATCTCAAGACACGGCGACAACGGGAGCGGTCGCGTGA
- a CDS encoding TRAP transporter large permease, with amino-acid sequence MSTSLREAPQPPRIKTPLEIKEALTAQRFTIGLIVTAVITVLLTLYLFVFPSSKLIVGFVIILLMMALMLFKIPIGVAMSAAAILGLFVLVGPRAVEGTLKEVVFHSFASWSLSVIPMFVLMGVALGKSGLMSGAYDAARKWLSRLPGGLAIATNFAGAGMAATSGSTIGITYAVGRVSIPEMIRSGYRPSLAMGATGMAGTLGQVIPPSVLLVIYAGVAETPVGPQLLAGVLPGLALAVLFTIVIILWASFSPSSAPRGISYSWKARFASLIHVVPMLIIVVVVLGGIYFGIFTATEAGAYGALVTLILGLSVVIARSRKTLKTGATTIPTRKVVGTYFSSTMMETVSAVAAVMLLLVGVNLLTRVMALSGLAKWVADGVIALGLTQLGFLLLLIPVYLVLGFFLDTLAMMLLTIPVFMGPLVALDVDLIWFGVFLIVLAEIDLVAPPLGVLNFVVLAIAQSSTKGMGLKLKITDVFKGVMPFIAACIVFLVVLIAWPDLALWLPGMSAAK; translated from the coding sequence ATGAGCACGTCATTGCGCGAAGCGCCCCAACCGCCCCGGATCAAGACGCCGCTCGAGATCAAGGAGGCGCTGACCGCCCAGCGGTTCACGATCGGCCTCATTGTCACGGCGGTCATTACCGTCCTGCTCACCCTGTACTTGTTTGTATTCCCGTCCAGCAAGCTCATCGTCGGGTTCGTGATCATCCTGCTGATGATGGCGTTAATGCTGTTCAAGATTCCGATCGGCGTGGCAATGTCCGCCGCCGCGATTCTCGGACTTTTCGTCCTGGTCGGACCGCGAGCGGTGGAAGGGACGTTAAAGGAAGTGGTCTTCCACTCTTTCGCCTCGTGGTCGCTCAGCGTCATCCCGATGTTCGTTCTCATGGGTGTCGCTCTGGGAAAGAGCGGGCTGATGAGTGGCGCCTACGACGCCGCCCGCAAGTGGCTTAGTCGACTCCCCGGCGGACTAGCGATCGCAACCAACTTCGCCGGTGCAGGCATGGCGGCAACCAGCGGCAGCACGATCGGCATCACCTACGCAGTCGGTCGAGTCTCGATCCCCGAAATGATTCGCTCGGGGTATCGACCCAGTCTCGCCATGGGAGCGACGGGCATGGCCGGAACTCTGGGCCAGGTCATCCCGCCCAGCGTCCTCCTGGTGATCTACGCCGGCGTCGCAGAGACTCCCGTCGGTCCCCAGCTGCTCGCCGGCGTCCTCCCGGGACTCGCTCTCGCCGTCCTCTTCACCATCGTCATCATTCTGTGGGCGTCGTTCAGCCCGAGTTCCGCACCGCGCGGCATCAGCTACTCCTGGAAAGCGCGGTTCGCTTCGCTCATCCATGTGGTGCCGATGCTCATCATCGTCGTGGTCGTTCTGGGCGGAATCTACTTCGGTATCTTCACCGCGACGGAGGCCGGCGCATACGGCGCACTGGTCACCCTCATCCTCGGCCTGAGCGTGGTAATCGCCCGGTCAAGGAAGACCCTCAAGACCGGCGCCACAACGATTCCGACCCGCAAGGTGGTTGGGACCTATTTCTCCAGCACGATGATGGAGACGGTGTCTGCTGTCGCCGCGGTCATGCTCCTCCTCGTCGGCGTAAACCTGCTCACCCGCGTCATGGCGCTGAGCGGCCTGGCGAAGTGGGTCGCGGACGGGGTCATCGCCCTCGGTTTGACTCAGCTCGGCTTCCTGCTGCTGCTCATCCCGGTATACCTCGTGCTTGGATTCTTCCTCGACACTCTGGCGATGATGCTGCTCACCATCCCGGTGTTCATGGGGCCACTGGTGGCACTGGATGTCGACCTGATCTGGTTCGGTGTGTTCCTGATCGTTCTCGCGGAGATCGATCTGGTGGCACCACCGCTCGGTGTGTTGAACTTCGTCGTTCTGGCGATAGCGCAATCCAGCACCAAGGGCATGGGATTGAAGCTCAAGATCACCGACGTGTTCAAGGGTGTGATGCCGTTTATCGCAGCGTGCATCGTGTTCCTGGTGGTTCTCATCGCCTGGCCGGATCTCGCGCTGTGGCTACCTGGGATGTCAGCAGCCAAGTAG
- a CDS encoding alpha/beta fold hydrolase has product MIGRLADPGAHGGDPADSFDVVVPSLPGFGFGFSGPTGVRHWNVWHAADSQIGLMRALGYDRFAAAGGEIGSLIVGHLGHCIHGRCA; this is encoded by the coding sequence GTGATCGGGCGGCTCGCCGACCCGGGGGCGCATGGCGGTGACCCTGCCGATTCGTTCGACGTCGTCGTGCCGTCCTTACCCGGGTTCGGGTTCGGATTCTCCGGTCCGACTGGTGTGCGGCACTGGAACGTCTGGCACGCCGCCGACTCTCAGATCGGACTCATGCGCGCCCTGGGCTACGACCGCTTCGCGGCGGCGGGCGGCGAAATCGGCTCCCTCATCGTCGGGCACCTCGGCCATTGCATTCATGGCCGATGTGCGTGA
- a CDS encoding alpha/beta fold hydrolase, with protein sequence MEAESLRAHTALRHGFTDTADGQIHFLTAGEGNPLVLLPHGGRSSRMYRELALVLSRHCKVVALDPPGTGESFLPDEPRTIPELAETLHQAAIATAGPLYTLYGMNGGNKLGAAIAAAHPEAIAGFIFAGLTHSIVLSNDGRGTTLGKHPSVKALLSTDDKASSASQWMEQARAATVFAPDKPAGQAIDEAIDRLQAIRYRRHFYRAVTAYDLEGALRSLAVPLAILEFATAKEDAQIGRQASKLAAELAALAELVIELPPDAAVSLEDRPGELAAAIVSLRDALRGG encoded by the coding sequence GAGGCGGAGAGTCTGAGGGCGCACACCGCGCTGCGGCACGGCTTCACGGACACCGCCGACGGCCAGATCCACTTCCTGACCGCGGGGGAAGGCAACCCGCTCGTGCTGCTGCCGCACGGGGGTCGTTCGTCGCGGATGTATCGCGAACTGGCCCTGGTCCTGTCCCGCCATTGCAAAGTGGTTGCGCTCGATCCTCCGGGCACAGGCGAATCGTTTCTCCCTGACGAGCCCCGCACGATTCCCGAACTCGCCGAGACCCTCCACCAGGCTGCGATTGCAACGGCGGGTCCTCTCTACACCCTCTACGGGATGAACGGCGGCAACAAGTTGGGTGCGGCGATCGCGGCGGCACACCCCGAGGCCATCGCCGGCTTCATCTTCGCGGGCCTCACGCACAGCATCGTTCTGTCCAATGACGGACGCGGCACGACTCTCGGAAAGCACCCGTCCGTGAAAGCCCTGCTCAGCACCGACGATAAGGCTAGTTCGGCCTCTCAGTGGATGGAGCAGGCCCGCGCGGCCACCGTGTTCGCGCCGGACAAGCCCGCGGGACAGGCAATAGACGAGGCGATCGACCGGTTGCAGGCGATCCGCTACCGTCGACATTTCTACCGCGCAGTGACCGCCTATGACTTGGAAGGCGCGCTGCGCTCGCTGGCCGTGCCGCTGGCGATACTCGAGTTCGCCACCGCGAAGGAGGACGCGCAGATCGGGCGTCAGGCGTCGAAACTCGCCGCGGAACTCGCTGCGTTGGCTGAGCTCGTGATCGAATTGCCTCCGGACGCCGCGGTGTCGCTCGAGGACCGCCCGGGTGAGCTGGCTGCAGCGATCGTGTCACTGCGGGACGCACTGAGAGGTGGCTGA
- a CDS encoding epoxide hydrolase family protein yields the protein MTQSAPPPTESLRGIDALTQAPIRVADEVLDDLRHRLAHTRWPVDAGNDDEFYGVSRKRLEPLVAYWRDEYDWRRAEAEINRFEHYKVEIDGVPVHFMRRASLRPDAIPLILTHGWPWTFWHWAKVMDPLANPPAGEPAFDVIAPCFPGFGFSTPLPNNPDMTFVQAADLWHTLMRDVLGHDRYAVAASDFGSLVSAQLAHKYEDEVIALHLGLPIPLTAFQGDRAWDVTGGATPPPDAPDEVRAGAWGIARKFAMHVAAHMFSSSTLSFGFSDSPVGLLAYLLEKWGRWSDCDGEIENVFSRDDILTHAMIFWVNDAIGTSMRTYANTNRYPWTPSHDRTPQVGVPTGITFAGFENPPGVTTEQRVAHYQGLPRAAWFNTTNLRAHERGGHFIPWEIPDDWVADLRETLRHRT from the coding sequence GTGACGCAGAGCGCCCCGCCGCCGACAGAGTCGCTGCGGGGGATTGACGCGCTCACGCAGGCACCGATCCGGGTTGCCGACGAGGTGCTGGACGACTTGCGTCACCGACTTGCCCACACCCGGTGGCCTGTGGATGCCGGGAACGACGACGAATTCTATGGGGTGAGCCGCAAGCGTCTTGAGCCGCTCGTGGCGTACTGGCGGGACGAGTACGACTGGCGCCGTGCTGAAGCGGAGATCAACCGCTTCGAGCATTACAAGGTCGAAATCGACGGGGTCCCGGTGCACTTCATGCGCCGGGCATCACTGCGGCCGGATGCCATCCCGCTCATCCTCACGCACGGCTGGCCCTGGACATTCTGGCACTGGGCGAAAGTGATGGATCCGCTCGCTAACCCGCCCGCAGGGGAGCCGGCGTTCGATGTCATCGCGCCCTGCTTTCCGGGCTTCGGGTTCTCCACGCCACTACCGAACAACCCTGACATGACGTTCGTCCAGGCCGCGGACCTGTGGCATACACTCATGCGCGACGTTCTCGGCCACGATCGGTATGCCGTCGCGGCGAGCGACTTCGGTTCGCTCGTCTCAGCGCAACTCGCACACAAATACGAAGACGAAGTGATCGCGCTGCACCTGGGGCTGCCGATACCGCTTACCGCGTTCCAAGGTGATCGCGCGTGGGATGTCACCGGCGGTGCGACGCCGCCCCCGGACGCCCCCGACGAGGTCCGTGCGGGAGCTTGGGGCATCGCTCGCAAGTTTGCGATGCACGTGGCCGCTCACATGTTCAGTTCGAGCACGCTCTCCTTCGGGTTCTCCGATTCGCCCGTCGGGCTGCTGGCCTACCTTCTCGAGAAATGGGGCAGGTGGAGCGACTGCGACGGCGAGATCGAGAACGTCTTCTCGCGGGACGACATCCTCACTCACGCGATGATCTTCTGGGTCAATGACGCGATCGGAACCTCGATGCGCACCTACGCGAATACAAACCGCTACCCGTGGACGCCTTCTCACGATCGAACGCCGCAAGTCGGCGTGCCAACGGGCATCACGTTCGCCGGCTTCGAGAACCCCCCGGGGGTGACCACCGAGCAGCGAGTCGCGCACTACCAAGGCCTGCCGAGGGCTGCCTGGTTCAACACCACGAACCTCCGTGCCCATGAGCGCGGCGGCCACTTCATTCCGTGGGAGATTCCGGATGACTGGGTGGCCGACCTGCGCGAGACCTTGCGGCATCGCACGTGA
- a CDS encoding epoxide hydrolase N-terminal domain-containing protein, which translates to MPREDVDDLRRRLAATRFPGDPDNDDGDYGFPTQYLRELVDHWQHRHGRRGTSNV; encoded by the coding sequence GTGCCGCGCGAGGACGTCGACGACCTGCGCAGGCGTCTGGCCGCCACACGGTTTCCCGGTGACCCGGACAACGACGATGGCGACTACGGATTCCCCACCCAGTACCTGCGCGAACTCGTCGACCATTGGCAGCACCGTCACGGACGTCGTGGGACTTCCAACGTGTGA
- a CDS encoding CoA transferase encodes MSMNQGPLHGIRVLSIGHWIAGPYAATLLADLGADVTRVVPPGSQPAQNATDAVLARGSVRVLELDLRSRSDAERARALASETDVMIENFRPGVLAGWGLAPTELVAEFPRLVVLSLPGFASDDPRAAMPGWEGVIMASAGAYGAASAEMLGGEWWPSHGHGFSPLPLASVFAGALGALAVTGALIDRERSGRGQLVEVSLHDAFLEAIGSRGAQYERPARNWTFMGSGFYRCADDTHLSLITVWHRHLRWFLSALGWSDARIEREARYETLMASADARERLRDELTTVLATRPAKHWEKLGFRAGVPVAELRTSRDWLQREAAQRSGSITRVETAAGTQWMPGPPVRIEQTAAGTPLRPQRRQSDRPGPLAGFRILDMTRVLAGPTASRLLADLGADVVRADVDPSQIQAGHREPFFHEVVNRGKRIAEVDLRGSAGPGRRDALLGWADALITNFTSPALERLGIDAVTLGRTQPELVHTHVTSFDEAGEWSHVRGYAEVVNTVTGLTAETLPLPIPSGVAPNVDVPRMPFTDHLSGIFAAVGTVAALLGRVRAGHSSRVTTALVDAAYAEQLPYVGDAWAEWRARAEPMLPGWSPSHRMIRTAEGWIFIGLGGSAWTRLTDRIGGGTRETVEAAFLARNTGEAIELVTAIGGAAHPVVQVDSLGAPDSPLRERGLLVTVDSPEFGRIVQLGNPIRYSRTPVRPGAHPDAGDEWLTEHVGIAGRQSADTASRD; translated from the coding sequence ATGAGCATGAACCAGGGCCCGCTCCACGGGATTCGCGTTCTCAGCATCGGGCACTGGATCGCCGGACCCTATGCGGCGACGTTGCTGGCCGATCTCGGAGCGGACGTGACCCGCGTCGTGCCGCCCGGCTCGCAGCCTGCGCAGAACGCCACGGATGCCGTGTTGGCTCGAGGTAGCGTCCGTGTTCTCGAACTCGACCTACGAAGTCGAAGCGACGCCGAACGCGCTCGCGCGCTGGCGTCCGAAACAGACGTCATGATCGAGAACTTCCGCCCCGGGGTGCTGGCGGGGTGGGGATTGGCGCCGACCGAGCTCGTCGCAGAATTTCCTCGCCTCGTGGTGCTGTCGCTACCCGGATTCGCTTCGGACGATCCACGGGCAGCGATGCCCGGCTGGGAGGGCGTCATCATGGCATCGGCCGGCGCATATGGCGCGGCGTCCGCGGAGATGCTGGGTGGCGAGTGGTGGCCGAGCCACGGTCACGGGTTCAGCCCGTTGCCGCTCGCGTCGGTGTTCGCGGGCGCGCTCGGCGCCCTGGCCGTCACCGGTGCCCTGATCGACCGGGAGCGGTCGGGACGCGGCCAACTCGTCGAGGTCTCGCTCCACGACGCGTTCCTCGAAGCGATCGGCTCTCGTGGCGCCCAGTATGAGCGGCCGGCGCGCAACTGGACGTTCATGGGCTCCGGTTTCTACCGCTGCGCCGACGACACGCACCTGAGCCTCATCACCGTCTGGCATCGGCACCTGCGCTGGTTCTTGTCGGCCCTCGGCTGGTCAGACGCGCGCATCGAACGGGAAGCCAGATACGAGACGCTGATGGCTTCTGCGGATGCCCGCGAACGACTGCGCGACGAACTGACCACGGTACTCGCGACCCGACCGGCGAAACACTGGGAGAAGCTGGGATTCCGGGCCGGCGTTCCCGTTGCGGAATTGCGGACGAGCCGCGACTGGCTGCAACGCGAGGCCGCCCAGCGGTCCGGCTCGATCACGCGGGTAGAAACGGCTGCCGGTACCCAATGGATGCCGGGTCCTCCGGTCCGCATCGAACAGACCGCCGCCGGCACGCCGTTGCGGCCGCAGCGTCGGCAATCCGATCGCCCCGGTCCTCTCGCCGGATTCCGTATTCTCGACATGACACGAGTGCTTGCCGGCCCCACGGCATCTCGTCTCCTGGCCGACCTCGGTGCCGATGTCGTGCGCGCGGATGTCGACCCGTCACAAATCCAGGCCGGCCACCGTGAGCCGTTCTTCCACGAGGTTGTCAACCGTGGCAAGCGCATCGCAGAAGTCGACCTTCGCGGGTCTGCCGGGCCGGGACGTCGGGACGCATTACTCGGTTGGGCCGATGCGCTGATCACGAACTTCACGTCGCCCGCCCTCGAGCGGCTGGGCATCGATGCGGTGACCTTGGGTCGGACGCAACCGGAGCTCGTGCACACGCACGTGACCAGCTTCGACGAGGCCGGAGAATGGTCGCACGTGCGCGGGTACGCGGAGGTCGTGAACACCGTGACCGGCCTCACGGCCGAAACGCTGCCCCTTCCGATTCCGAGTGGGGTCGCCCCGAATGTCGATGTTCCCCGCATGCCGTTCACCGATCACCTGAGTGGGATATTCGCCGCTGTCGGCACGGTGGCGGCGTTGCTGGGTCGGGTGCGGGCGGGGCACAGTTCGCGCGTCACCACGGCGCTCGTCGACGCAGCCTATGCCGAGCAGCTCCCGTACGTCGGCGATGCCTGGGCGGAGTGGCGAGCGCGTGCCGAGCCGATGCTGCCCGGCTGGTCGCCGTCACACCGGATGATCCGAACCGCGGAGGGCTGGATCTTCATCGGACTCGGTGGTTCGGCGTGGACGCGGCTGACCGACCGGATCGGAGGCGGCACTCGCGAAACCGTCGAAGCCGCCTTCCTGGCGCGCAACACGGGGGAGGCCATAGAGCTCGTCACCGCCATCGGCGGCGCCGCTCACCCAGTCGTCCAGGTCGACTCGCTCGGCGCCCCCGACAGTCCTCTGCGGGAGCGCGGTCTGCTCGTCACGGTCGACTCGCCTGAATTCGGTCGGATCGTGCAGCTGGGAAACCCGATCCGGTACTCTCGCACGCCGGTGCGGCCGGGCGCTCATCCGGACGCCGGCGATGAGTGGCTGACCGAGCACGTCGGGATCGCCGGCCGTCAGAGCGCAGACACCGCCTCGCGTGACTGA
- a CDS encoding cytochrome P450, giving the protein MTTETATPDGAQTDAPWFPQLRDNPFRPPAAYEQWREQSAVGSAELHSDQRAWVVLRYDEVRETLEHADISVDAQHPHFPRVRKGVTSRANDTMLKHMDAPMHGKYRRMLARQFTAKRVNELQPELERIVTEALDGILAKGGPVDLHQDFSLVVPTKVICALLGVDYAISGDIQRLSNIITSAATQADELVAAAQEMYALLDAEINAQYENPRNGLIGTLIEESRKGEIEHRQILGQTFMTIVAGHETTANTISMGMLQLFESPEIRERVTADGSLIPGMVEDMIRMHSLVDGTLSRVASQDMVIGGQQINAGDGVIVTISSPNYDPRRWEDPYQLNIDRNDRAHISFGAGPHMCLGQNLARAELYLAFEQLLTRIPTLRLADAPEPVEMQNDGFIYGVRSVMVDW; this is encoded by the coding sequence ATGACGACCGAGACCGCAACACCCGACGGTGCGCAGACAGACGCTCCGTGGTTCCCGCAGCTGCGGGACAATCCGTTCCGGCCGCCCGCGGCCTACGAGCAGTGGCGTGAGCAGTCAGCGGTTGGTTCAGCGGAACTCCACAGCGACCAGCGCGCATGGGTTGTCCTCCGCTACGACGAGGTGCGGGAGACACTCGAGCACGCGGACATCTCGGTGGATGCGCAGCATCCGCACTTCCCTCGGGTGCGCAAGGGCGTGACGTCCCGGGCGAACGACACGATGTTGAAGCACATGGATGCGCCGATGCACGGCAAATACCGCCGGATGCTGGCGCGCCAGTTCACCGCGAAGCGCGTGAACGAACTGCAGCCGGAGCTGGAGCGGATCGTCACCGAGGCCCTGGACGGGATACTGGCCAAGGGCGGGCCGGTCGACCTCCACCAGGATTTCAGCCTGGTGGTGCCGACGAAGGTGATCTGTGCACTCCTGGGCGTGGACTACGCGATTAGCGGCGACATCCAGCGGCTGTCGAACATCATCACGTCCGCGGCGACGCAGGCGGACGAACTGGTGGCGGCGGCGCAGGAGATGTACGCGCTCTTGGACGCCGAAATCAACGCACAGTATGAGAACCCCCGGAACGGGCTGATCGGCACTCTGATCGAAGAGTCCCGCAAGGGCGAGATCGAGCACCGTCAGATCCTCGGGCAGACCTTCATGACGATCGTCGCCGGCCATGAGACGACGGCGAACACGATCTCGATGGGAATGCTGCAGCTGTTCGAGTCGCCGGAGATTCGCGAGCGGGTCACGGCTGATGGGTCGCTGATCCCCGGGATGGTCGAGGACATGATCCGGATGCACTCCCTGGTGGACGGCACCCTGTCACGGGTCGCCAGCCAGGACATGGTCATCGGTGGGCAGCAGATCAACGCCGGCGACGGAGTGATCGTCACGATCAGCTCGCCGAACTATGACCCGCGGCGCTGGGAAGACCCATACCAGCTGAACATCGACCGCAACGACCGTGCGCACATCAGCTTCGGGGCAGGCCCGCACATGTGTCTCGGTCAGAATCTCGCCCGCGCGGAGCTCTATCTCGCGTTCGAACAGCTGCTCACCCGCATCCCCACCCTCCGCCTGGCTGACGCGCCCGAGCCGGTCGAGATGCAGAACGACGGGTTCATCTACGGGGTCCGCAGCGTGATGGTCGACTGGTGA
- a CDS encoding MFS transporter: MNWRLVFVLFAVFAVGTNALIMAGIVPAIATGLNTSEAIAGLGLTVFALTYAVVGPTLPIILSRFGRRTIMAGGLILFIGGTVLSGLAPDVSIFMLSRVIVGVAAAAIPPQAAAIAIAISPPGREGRALGLLSAGILLSIALGVPLGSLLGIWLGYSGAFLFLASLGIVGLIGLFFIPPTPKPAKATIAEQFAPFRRPAVLVLGLCAFLFAWCQYSITTFFAPLVKDSAGISDVEVPILLVIYGLTGVVAALFGGRLIDRFSGYAVAIGGFIAITITTPLFSVASSFLIAAIVVVVWSLAQNVTFPAAQVEMGRLHPANPATAFALFAALVQAGGAIGAAVSAGVLEALGPRWIAPVAAVATLIGTIVISLLARRLRRQNEAQSILVEATVDEAS; this comes from the coding sequence GTGAACTGGCGCCTGGTCTTTGTGCTGTTCGCAGTTTTTGCTGTGGGCACGAACGCCCTCATCATGGCGGGGATCGTTCCCGCCATCGCCACAGGGTTGAACACGAGCGAAGCGATTGCCGGGCTCGGGCTGACCGTGTTCGCTCTGACTTACGCGGTGGTCGGACCCACGCTTCCGATCATCCTGTCGCGGTTCGGCCGGCGGACGATCATGGCCGGAGGCCTCATCCTGTTCATCGGCGGCACCGTCCTGTCGGGACTCGCCCCCGACGTCTCGATCTTCATGCTGTCTCGAGTGATCGTCGGCGTCGCTGCGGCGGCCATCCCGCCGCAAGCGGCGGCGATTGCCATTGCGATCTCGCCGCCCGGACGAGAGGGCCGGGCGTTGGGTCTCCTGTCTGCCGGCATCCTGCTGTCGATAGCATTGGGGGTGCCGCTCGGTTCTCTGCTGGGAATCTGGCTCGGCTACTCCGGCGCGTTCCTCTTCCTTGCCTCGCTCGGCATCGTCGGCCTCATCGGGTTGTTTTTCATCCCGCCGACGCCGAAACCGGCGAAGGCGACCATCGCCGAACAGTTTGCGCCCTTCCGCCGCCCGGCCGTGCTCGTGCTCGGACTGTGCGCGTTCTTATTCGCCTGGTGCCAGTATTCGATCACCACGTTCTTCGCCCCCCTGGTGAAGGACTCGGCGGGGATCTCGGATGTCGAGGTTCCGATCCTGCTCGTGATCTACGGGCTAACCGGCGTGGTCGCCGCCCTCTTTGGCGGAAGACTGATCGATCGGTTCAGCGGATACGCTGTCGCGATCGGCGGGTTCATCGCGATCACCATCACGACGCCGCTGTTCTCTGTGGCATCGAGTTTTCTGATCGCCGCGATCGTCGTCGTCGTGTGGAGCCTCGCCCAGAACGTGACATTTCCCGCCGCGCAGGTTGAGATGGGCCGACTCCACCCGGCGAACCCGGCGACGGCGTTCGCGCTGTTCGCCGCCCTCGTGCAGGCAGGCGGCGCGATCGGCGCCGCCGTCAGCGCCGGGGTTTTGGAGGCGCTCGGACCGCGCTGGATAGCGCCTGTCGCAGCGGTCGCGACACTGATCGGCACGATCGTGATCAGCCTCCTCGCCCGCCGCCTGCGCCGCCAAAACGAGGCCCAAAGCATCCTTGTTGAAGCGACCGTAGACGAAGCGAGCTAA
- a CDS encoding TRAP transporter small permease subunit: MKWIDRFNTLLAVLGGIATVGLMINIVLDVLGRFFFNRPLPGTLDLTQFAWMPSLVSLGLGYALLRGEHIRVNLLTAPTGERTQRIIEIVSMVFTLGTVALFIWFGSEKAVEAMNFGEKAVGTPWLEIWPYRWIIVVGMLGLLLQAIAVLLRAITVEKFIPVDEDEAAAAIEAEVTVFDGLKDEAIATGKVENR; the protein is encoded by the coding sequence TTGAAGTGGATCGACCGCTTCAATACTCTGTTGGCCGTGTTGGGTGGCATCGCCACGGTGGGGCTCATGATCAACATCGTCCTCGACGTGCTCGGGCGATTTTTCTTCAACCGCCCGCTGCCGGGCACGCTCGACCTCACGCAATTTGCGTGGATGCCGTCGCTCGTCTCGCTCGGGCTGGGTTACGCCCTACTTCGCGGTGAGCACATCCGGGTCAACCTCCTCACGGCTCCGACCGGTGAGCGTACGCAGCGGATCATCGAGATCGTGTCGATGGTGTTCACGCTGGGAACCGTGGCGCTCTTCATCTGGTTCGGCAGCGAGAAGGCTGTCGAGGCAATGAACTTCGGAGAAAAGGCCGTCGGCACGCCCTGGCTTGAGATTTGGCCATATCGCTGGATCATCGTGGTTGGCATGCTCGGGCTCCTGCTCCAGGCCATCGCAGTCTTGCTGAGGGCGATCACCGTGGAGAAATTCATCCCGGTAGATGAAGACGAGGCTGCTGCGGCCATCGAGGCTGAGGTAACCGTATTCGATGGCCTTAAGGACGAGGCCATCGCAACTGGGAAAGTGGAGAACCGATGA